Below is a genomic region from Triticum dicoccoides isolate Atlit2015 ecotype Zavitan chromosome 5A, WEW_v2.0, whole genome shotgun sequence.
AGAGGGttcggaccatggcaactgcgggaacACGTGATGACTgtcacgcggagcgtgcgggacCGTGAGTACGGACGTGTAGGTGTTATCTATTTTGTCTACACGTAGACGTGTGGGAGAGACCGCGAGGTAAAAGACCGGGCGTGTGGGCATTATTTGCTTTGCCCACATGCAGATATGTGGACTGCTTCTTTAGATACCCCACGAAACGTGTGGCCAGACCTCTTAACACCCACATATGTGGGTGTTATCGGGACCCTATAAATAAGTGTATGGGAAAAGTTTCTCTATCTCTAGGATATCCTCAGGCGATGATGTATACCAGTTGCAAACAAAATTTTGAACTATTCACAAGCCGCCCTGATATTCTTTTTGTCACAACCCGATCAAAGAGGACTGCTAATTGCCCAGGAAGATGTTTATATTAATGGAAGTGGTTAGTTTGTTTATTGTGCCACATGATCATTTTCAACGCTGGTTACGCGTGGCGTGTCGTCGATGTCGAGCAACTGGCAGTGGCTCCAAATTCCTAGTACATCTTGATCTGCAGAACGCATTAATTTGTTTGCTACTTGACTTATAGTAGTATTATGTTTAGGATGTAGTCATCAAACTATGCCCCCCTAATAATCTGAAGCCGGTGTAGATTGAGTGTCCAATTACTCCTCCTACAAGAACACGGTCCAACAATTGATCATCAATGAGAAATTGATGAAAAAAGATTAGGTCAAACAAATGGCAAAGATGACAGCATACATAGGTTTCCAACTTGATTCGTGATCAAACTAATGATCAGGGAAGCATATAGTTTGCTCAGTGCGATCGGGAAATGATCCACGTATGTAATCAAATTCGTGATTAAACGCAGCACAGGATGCATTCCATTCAAATCATCTAGATTTTTCTGCGGCGATATAATCATCCATCCAAATACCTCATCGTCAGAAAAGTCATCCCTTTTATATGAAATCCTTATTCTCGGAAGTTTGCCAGAAAGCACCTCCACGGCTCGACAGTGATACAACAATGGAGTAATCTCACTTGAACTAGTAATGCTGATCACAGTGACATGACATCATGCTAGCTGGcacatacttcctccgttccaaattacttgtcgcagaaatggatgtatctaaaactaaaaaatatctagatacatccatttctacaacaagtaattccgaacggagggagtacatgtaaaAATGATATATACACCTGCGTTGTAATTTCACTCGATGGAAACTTACTGATTAACTAGTCATATCAAGCATCGTGTCCATGCTGTCAACGAAGGTCACAGTAAAATTCAGAGTGTTCAATTACTTCTCTACTTGCCCTTTTGAACTGGAGCAGTGAGAGCGTCGCTATTCTCAATCTATTCCCGGGGGTGTGATGAGGAAGCCATTTAGCCAAGCCCGACACTAAAATTCCTTACATGGCAAGTAAGAACTCATGAGCTAGTGCTGAGTATTCCTTGTAGATGATgtaagcgccaagagttcattcaaTTGAGACACCGTCACATCAAGGGAAAATGAAATTCCCCAAACATCCCACGCATGCACATCAAGAATCGGTCCTAAACTAGACCAAAACACACGTATCTCTCCATAGATCAAAGATTGTCAACCCTTCTCGATTTCTTCCACAGCGTGGCAAAATCTTGTGTATCACACACCTCGAGCGCCTGTCAAATTAACTACCCAGTACATGATCCTTGTGTGCAAGGCACCTCTTGCATATATATAGCCCATCCATTTCTGCACCACATATACTGATATACCAACGAGCTAAGTAGCtcgagcaaaaaaaaaaaaagatggcCCGGTGGTCGTCGTGCATGGCGCTGCTCGTCCTCGCCGTCGCCGCGCAGCTCGTCGCGGCCGACCTGTCGCCGGGATACTACGGCAGCAGCTGCCCCAGCCTGGAGAGCATCGTGCGCGGCGTGGTGACGCAGAAGATGGACGACACCATCCGCACCATCGGCTCCACCATCCGCCTCttcttccacgactgcttcgtcGAGGTACGTCCGCCGCCTGCACTGATGCTTATGAGTCTTATGAGTTATGATCATCGAGTGATTGATCGACGTGTGTGCATGCGTGCAGGGTTGCGACGCGTCGGTGCTGATCCGGTCGACGCCGGGGAGCCCGACGGAGATGGACGCCGACGACAACAAGTCGCTGGCGTTCGAGGGCTACGAGACGGTGAGGATCGCCAAGGAGGCCGTGGAGGCCGCGTGCCCCGACCTGGTGTCCTGCGCCGACATACTCACCATCGCCACATGGGACGCCATCGCCCTGGTACGCACATGCATATACTGCACGCACACCCTGCATACTGTATTTTCCACTGAATGACATGTTTGATTTGTGTACAGAGCGGCGGGCCCTTCTACCCAGTGGAGCTGGGCAGGCTGGACGGCCTGAGCTCCACGGCCAGCAGCGTGGCCGGCAAGCTGCCGCAGCCCACCAGCACCCTCAACCAGATGGTCGCCATGTTCAGAGCGCACGGGCTCAACATGTCCGACATCGTCGCCCTCTCAGGTGAACCACGCACGCCGCCCAACTGCACCTACTCTTCAGAGCTCCGCGTGGATGTACTAACATAACAGTTCATGGTGGGCGTGCAGCGGCGCACACCGTGGGGCTGGCGCACTGCGGCAAGTTCAGGGAGCGGGTGTACGGCAGCCCGGCGGACGCGACGCTGAACCCCAAGTACGCGGCGTTCCTGAGGACCAAGTGCCCCGCCGACGGCTCGTCG
It encodes:
- the LOC119303247 gene encoding peroxidase 50-like, which gives rise to MARWSSCMALLVLAVAAQLVAADLSPGYYGSSCPSLESIVRGVVTQKMDDTIRTIGSTIRLFFHDCFVEGCDASVLIRSTPGSPTEMDADDNKSLAFEGYETVRIAKEAVEAACPDLVSCADILTIATWDAIALSGGPFYPVELGRLDGLSSTASSVAGKLPQPTSTLNQMVAMFRAHGLNMSDIVALSAAHTVGLAHCGKFRERVYGSPADATLNPKYAAFLRTKCPADGSSDPMVLMDQATPALFDNQYYRNLQDGGGLLASDQLLYNDNRTRPLVNAWANSTAAFSRGFVAAMVKLGRVGVKSGSDGNIRKQCDVFN